Proteins from one Microbacterium faecale genomic window:
- a CDS encoding NADP-dependent isocitrate dehydrogenase — protein MSKIIYTHTDEAPLLATYSFLPIVKAFADKAEIAFETRDISLAGRVLAQFPERLTAEQRIGDALAELGELAEDAAANIIKLPNISASIPQLKGAIAELQAQGYDVPDYPEDPRTDDEKDIAARYDKVKGSAVNPVLRQGNSDRRAPGAVKAYAKAHPHRMGAWSSDSRTRVATMGENDFRTNEKSWVAPSDDTLRIELVERGGEVTVLKQSLPVLAGEVVDGTFLSAKALDAFLAEQVAAAKQEGVLFSAHLKATMMKVSDPIIFGHVVRAFFAPVFAQYGSDLAAAGLSANDGLGAIYAGLEKLPNGEEIRRAFDDAIAAGPDLAMVNSDKGITGLHVPSDVIIDASMPAMIRGGGKMWGPDGAEHDTLAVIPDSSYAGVYAAAIEDCRVNGALDPATMGTVPNVGLMAQKAEEYGSHDKTFEIPADGTVRVVTSAGDAVISHDVEAGDIWRACQTKDAPIRDWVKLAVTRARLSDTPAVFWLDETRAHDVNLIAKVNAYLPEHDTSGLDIRILAPSEATRLSFERMRQGLDTISVTGNVLRDYNTDLFPILEVGTSAKMLSIVPLMAGGGLFETGAGGSAPKHVQQLVEENYLRWDSLGEFFALAASFEHLALHTDNPRARVLAETLDAATASFLEHDRSPGRKLGTIDNRGSHFYLALYWATELAASADAALATAFAPLAETLTANEQKIVDELIAVQGSPADIGGYYRSDDEKTKRVMRPSSTLNEAIDSF, from the coding sequence ATGTCCAAGATCATCTACACGCATACTGACGAGGCGCCGCTCCTCGCGACCTATTCGTTCCTTCCCATCGTGAAGGCGTTCGCCGACAAGGCGGAGATCGCATTCGAGACGCGCGACATCTCGCTCGCCGGTCGCGTGCTCGCGCAGTTCCCCGAGCGACTGACCGCCGAGCAGCGCATCGGCGACGCGCTCGCCGAGCTCGGCGAGCTCGCGGAAGACGCGGCGGCGAACATCATCAAGCTCCCGAACATCTCGGCCTCGATCCCCCAGCTGAAGGGCGCGATCGCCGAGCTGCAGGCACAGGGCTACGACGTTCCCGATTACCCCGAGGACCCGCGCACCGACGACGAGAAGGACATCGCCGCGCGCTACGACAAGGTCAAGGGCTCCGCGGTCAACCCGGTGCTGCGCCAGGGCAACAGCGACCGCCGCGCTCCCGGCGCGGTGAAGGCGTACGCGAAGGCGCACCCGCACCGCATGGGCGCCTGGTCGAGCGACAGCCGCACGCGCGTGGCGACGATGGGCGAGAACGACTTCCGGACGAACGAGAAGTCGTGGGTCGCGCCCTCCGATGACACGCTGCGCATCGAGCTCGTCGAGCGCGGCGGCGAGGTCACGGTGCTGAAGCAGTCGCTGCCCGTCCTCGCCGGCGAGGTCGTTGACGGCACGTTCCTGAGCGCGAAGGCGCTCGACGCGTTCCTCGCCGAGCAGGTCGCGGCGGCGAAGCAGGAGGGCGTGCTGTTCTCCGCGCACCTCAAGGCGACGATGATGAAGGTCAGCGACCCGATCATCTTCGGCCACGTCGTGCGCGCGTTCTTCGCACCGGTGTTCGCGCAGTACGGATCCGACCTCGCGGCGGCTGGGCTGTCGGCGAACGACGGTCTCGGCGCCATCTACGCAGGACTCGAGAAGCTGCCGAACGGCGAGGAGATCCGCCGCGCGTTCGACGACGCGATCGCGGCCGGTCCCGACCTCGCAATGGTCAACAGCGACAAGGGCATCACGGGCCTCCACGTGCCGAGCGACGTCATCATCGACGCGTCGATGCCCGCGATGATCCGCGGCGGCGGCAAGATGTGGGGCCCGGACGGAGCCGAGCACGACACCCTCGCTGTCATTCCCGACTCGTCGTATGCGGGCGTGTACGCGGCCGCGATCGAGGATTGCCGCGTCAACGGCGCCCTCGACCCGGCGACGATGGGCACCGTGCCCAACGTGGGCCTCATGGCGCAGAAGGCCGAGGAGTACGGCTCGCACGACAAGACCTTTGAGATCCCCGCGGACGGCACCGTGCGCGTCGTGACGAGCGCCGGCGACGCGGTCATCTCCCACGACGTCGAGGCCGGCGACATCTGGCGTGCGTGCCAGACCAAGGACGCCCCGATCCGCGACTGGGTCAAGCTCGCGGTCACCCGCGCACGACTGTCCGACACTCCCGCGGTGTTCTGGCTCGACGAGACGCGCGCGCACGACGTGAACCTCATCGCGAAGGTGAACGCCTACCTGCCCGAGCACGACACGAGCGGCCTGGACATCCGGATCCTCGCCCCGTCGGAGGCGACGCGCCTGTCGTTCGAGCGGATGCGCCAGGGACTCGACACGATCTCGGTGACCGGCAACGTGCTGCGTGACTACAACACCGATCTGTTCCCGATCCTCGAGGTCGGCACGTCCGCGAAGATGCTCTCGATCGTCCCGCTGATGGCGGGCGGCGGACTGTTCGAGACGGGTGCGGGCGGATCCGCGCCGAAGCACGTGCAGCAGCTGGTCGAGGAGAACTACCTGCGCTGGGACTCGCTCGGCGAGTTCTTCGCGCTGGCGGCCTCGTTCGAGCACCTCGCGCTGCACACGGACAACCCCCGCGCGCGCGTCCTCGCCGAGACCCTCGATGCGGCCACGGCGTCGTTCCTGGAGCACGACCGCTCCCCCGGCCGCAAGCTCGGCACGATCGACAACCGCGGTTCGCACTTCTACCTCGCGCTGTACTGGGCCACCGAGCTGGCGGCCTCTGCCGACGCGGCACTCGCGACGGCATTCGCGCCGCTGGCCGAGACGCTCACGGCCAACGAGCAGAAGATCGTCGACGAGCTGATTGCGGTGCAGGGCAGTCCGGCAGACATCGGCGGCTACTACCGCTCCGATGACGAGAAGACCAAGCGCGTCATGCGCCCGTCGTCGACGCTCAACGAGGCGATCGACAGCTTCTGA
- a CDS encoding acyltransferase family protein, with amino-acid sequence MQPHAPTRQRRDIQGLRALAVLAVIAAHMTGAPAGGFVGVDVFFVISGFLITGLLLREIDRTGTISFRRFYERRAKRILPAALVVIAATVAGSFVLLGERSRDIAVDGIFSALFAGNWRFAFDGIDYFAQGTPPSPLQHYWSLGVEEQFYLVWPWVMLAIVSLAATRRMRRTRIAIVALTTASFAWALYETIANPAFAYFSTFSRAWELGIGAILAFLPHLRLSHAWRHVLAWTGIASIAASLVVITPTSVGWPAPLGLLPVVGSALVIIAGTDETVRPPRILTNRVATYLGDISYSLYLWHFPVAMLLVAIIPTGTVAYVLLALALTLILSALSYHLVENPARRARWFAWRGGRIRGLTRAWIPTAASLAIVAIAGTAASAIVMPLQADSGRIDAIETVSPDGESAGEVDCTGAGSAVHRDACAEETFDGLIPAPDALEADTGDAYACYMGENASLLSCSHGPEADDATRVALVGDSHAAALLPALEPQLASLGWRLDTYVGRGCALMAPPEQTSDCDVARPDINAQLVSGDYDIVLATSTRRFATPADSHAAILTEIAAAGTRVVVIEDNPMPDEESIACTTRLGAGADSGCGTSADVALASPHVLADVAREKGVPVVDMTDLYCVDGFCDGIVGGVIVYRDAHGHLTQSWAQTMSAPLTRRILSAVDAP; translated from the coding sequence ATGCAGCCCCACGCACCCACGCGCCAGCGCCGCGACATCCAGGGTCTCCGCGCCCTCGCGGTGCTCGCCGTCATCGCCGCGCACATGACGGGCGCGCCCGCGGGCGGCTTCGTCGGCGTCGACGTGTTCTTCGTCATCTCGGGCTTCCTCATCACGGGGTTGCTGCTGCGCGAGATCGACCGCACCGGCACGATCTCGTTCCGTCGCTTCTACGAACGGCGCGCGAAGCGCATCCTCCCCGCCGCCCTCGTCGTGATCGCCGCCACGGTAGCCGGATCGTTCGTGCTGCTCGGCGAGCGGAGCCGCGACATCGCCGTCGACGGCATCTTCAGTGCGCTGTTCGCAGGCAATTGGCGCTTCGCGTTCGACGGCATCGATTACTTCGCGCAGGGGACCCCGCCGTCACCGCTGCAGCATTACTGGTCGCTCGGCGTCGAGGAGCAGTTCTATCTCGTGTGGCCGTGGGTCATGCTCGCGATCGTCTCGCTCGCCGCGACGCGGCGAATGCGCCGCACGCGCATCGCGATCGTCGCGCTCACCACCGCCTCCTTCGCCTGGGCGCTGTACGAGACGATCGCGAACCCCGCGTTCGCCTACTTCTCGACGTTCTCGCGCGCCTGGGAGCTCGGCATCGGTGCGATCCTCGCGTTCCTCCCGCACCTGCGCTTGTCACACGCGTGGCGGCATGTGCTCGCATGGACAGGGATCGCGAGCATCGCCGCGTCGCTCGTCGTCATCACCCCGACGTCCGTGGGATGGCCGGCACCGCTCGGGCTGCTGCCCGTCGTCGGATCCGCGCTCGTCATCATCGCCGGCACCGACGAGACCGTCCGCCCCCCGCGGATCCTCACGAACCGCGTCGCGACCTACCTCGGCGACATCTCCTACAGCCTCTATCTCTGGCACTTCCCCGTCGCGATGCTGCTGGTCGCGATCATTCCGACAGGGACCGTCGCGTACGTCCTCCTCGCCCTCGCCCTCACGCTCATCCTGTCGGCGCTGTCGTATCACCTGGTCGAGAATCCCGCCCGGCGCGCGAGGTGGTTCGCGTGGCGAGGCGGCCGGATCCGCGGCCTCACGCGCGCATGGATCCCGACAGCCGCGTCGCTCGCGATCGTCGCCATCGCCGGCACGGCCGCGTCCGCCATCGTGATGCCGCTGCAGGCGGACAGCGGAAGAATCGACGCGATCGAGACCGTGTCGCCCGACGGCGAATCCGCGGGCGAGGTCGACTGCACGGGCGCCGGATCCGCCGTTCACCGCGACGCGTGCGCGGAGGAGACATTCGACGGCCTGATCCCGGCTCCCGACGCGCTCGAGGCCGACACGGGCGACGCGTACGCCTGCTACATGGGCGAGAACGCGTCGCTGCTGTCGTGCTCGCACGGACCCGAGGCGGACGACGCGACGCGGGTCGCGCTCGTGGGCGACAGCCACGCGGCCGCGCTGCTGCCCGCGCTCGAACCGCAGCTCGCCTCGCTCGGCTGGAGGCTCGACACGTACGTCGGGCGGGGCTGCGCGCTCATGGCTCCGCCGGAGCAGACGAGCGACTGCGACGTCGCGCGTCCCGACATCAACGCTCAGCTCGTCTCCGGCGATTACGACATCGTCCTCGCGACCTCGACGCGGCGTTTCGCGACTCCCGCGGACAGCCACGCGGCGATCCTGACGGAGATCGCGGCGGCCGGCACCCGGGTCGTCGTGATCGAGGACAACCCGATGCCGGACGAGGAGTCGATCGCGTGCACGACGCGCCTCGGCGCGGGCGCCGACAGCGGCTGCGGCACGAGCGCCGACGTCGCGCTCGCCTCGCCCCACGTGCTCGCCGACGTCGCGCGCGAGAAGGGCGTCCCGGTCGTCGACATGACCGATCTGTACTGCGTGGACGGATTCTGCGACGGCATCGTCGGCGGCGTGATCGTCTACCGCGATGCCCACGGCCACCTCACGCAGTCGTGGGCGCAGACGATGAGCGCACCGCTGACCAGGCGGATCCTGTCGGCCGTCGACGCCCCCTGA
- the hrpA gene encoding ATP-dependent RNA helicase HrpA, translated as MSASAPVISYPDDLPVSRARGEIAEAIRAHQVIIVAGATGSGKTTQLPKIALELGRTAIAHTQPRRLAARTIAERVAQEMQVELGSTVGYKVRFTDQVSKATQIALMTDGILLNEIHRDRLLTRYDTIIIDEAHERSLNVDFLLGYLKRILPERPDLKIIITSATIDPASFAAHFADAGGRPAPVIEVSGRTFPVEIRYRPFASDDTGTAGSADSDRAAGESVVAAVDGPRPAEEAVDERIYRADDEVSAIVEALRELDREPAGDVLVFLPGEAEIRDAADAVRGAFQNPAAPTEVLPLYGRLSAAEQHRVFEPSRINGLRRRVVLATNVAETSLTVPGIKYVIDAGTARISRYATRAKVQRLPIEPVSQASAQQRSGRAGRTSDGIAIRLYAHDDFTRRPEFTDPEVLRTSLASVVLQMLALGFGRIDEFPFLTPPDSRGVKAAFDLLTELGAVSTSRGEARLTKIGRQIARLPIDPRFARMLVEASRSGVTDDVLAIVSGLSIQDVRERPEEQREKADQSHARFTDPSSDFLSLLNLWNYLRAQQRELGSSAFRRRVRSEFLNYVRVREWFDVHRQLRSLTRDLGARKRDDASGQSARETPAPVRQRAGAEPEGHPRGDAIHRALLAGLLSQIGVLDERDARRQKGSRRPGPGSYRGARNVSFQIFPGSGLKKARPQAVMAAELVETSRLFARTVAAIDVAWAESLAGDLAKRQISEPHWSKDAGAAVAHEKVTLFGVEIVSRRRIQFARVDRAAARELFVRHALVEGEWDPTRLAKPVTRFLRQNADLRRRLEKLEERERRRDILAGDEAVFSFYDARIPAEVFDVRSFEAWWRRELESAPDHLTMAEGDLIDGEATADAKDFPTRWTQGDQTLDLAYRFEPGADDDGVTVVIPLALLAAIDSRGFDWQVPGLRAALIAAMLKSLPKVLRRHVVPAADWSEKFAVELAGEGPEDHAGRPPASLAERLARLVQVQANQRVSPEDFDVERVPSHLTMSFRAVDPRGRTAGSGRDLGELQRSLSGRARDSVARQLARPATRGGRTADAAARVAAPAIERSGLTDWSFGDLPAQVDTRVAGGIVRGYPALVDEKTSVAIRVEATAEEAAFQTRAGLRRLLLLTVPSPVGYVQEHLSAQEKLALAASPYASPKAVIEDCRAALADQAIARHGAVRTRAAFDALKQEVTAGSVDDVFGAVSLTAEILTAWREVERAMKTANSMALLGALNDVRGQLDGLVHNGFVHEAGLGRLRHLTRYLAGVKIRLEQLPDHPGRDRAWMTEFERAQRAFDDAGGEIPLSPRADERIVRARWLLEELRVGLFAQRLGTAETVSVQRVVKALAG; from the coding sequence ATGTCCGCGTCTGCCCCCGTGATCTCCTACCCCGACGACCTGCCGGTCAGTCGCGCGCGCGGTGAGATCGCTGAGGCGATCCGCGCGCACCAGGTCATCATCGTCGCGGGGGCGACCGGATCCGGCAAGACGACGCAACTGCCGAAGATCGCCCTCGAGCTGGGACGAACGGCGATCGCACACACGCAGCCGCGGCGCCTGGCGGCGCGCACGATCGCCGAACGCGTGGCCCAGGAGATGCAGGTCGAGCTCGGCTCGACGGTGGGCTACAAGGTGCGGTTCACCGATCAGGTGTCGAAAGCCACGCAGATCGCGCTCATGACGGATGGGATCCTGCTGAACGAGATCCACCGCGATCGGCTGCTCACCCGCTACGACACGATCATCATCGACGAAGCGCACGAGCGCTCGCTCAACGTCGACTTCCTCCTCGGCTACCTGAAGCGGATCCTCCCGGAGCGGCCGGACCTGAAGATCATCATCACGTCGGCGACGATCGATCCCGCCTCGTTCGCGGCTCATTTCGCGGACGCAGGCGGCCGCCCTGCGCCGGTGATCGAGGTCTCCGGCCGCACCTTCCCCGTGGAGATCCGGTACCGCCCGTTCGCGAGCGACGACACAGGTACGGCAGGTTCCGCCGATTCGGATCGCGCCGCAGGCGAATCGGTCGTCGCCGCCGTAGACGGCCCTCGCCCTGCCGAGGAGGCGGTCGACGAGCGGATCTATCGCGCCGACGATGAGGTCTCGGCGATCGTCGAGGCGCTGCGGGAGCTGGACCGCGAGCCGGCGGGCGACGTGCTCGTCTTCCTCCCCGGGGAGGCGGAGATCCGCGATGCCGCAGACGCCGTACGCGGGGCGTTTCAGAACCCGGCGGCGCCGACCGAGGTGCTGCCGCTGTACGGACGGCTGAGCGCCGCAGAGCAGCACCGCGTCTTCGAACCGAGTCGCATCAACGGCCTCCGGCGCCGCGTGGTCCTCGCCACCAACGTCGCGGAGACCTCGCTCACTGTTCCCGGCATCAAGTACGTCATCGACGCGGGCACCGCACGGATCTCGCGTTACGCCACCCGTGCGAAGGTACAGCGCCTGCCGATCGAACCGGTCTCCCAGGCGTCCGCGCAGCAGCGGTCCGGCCGCGCGGGACGCACGAGCGACGGCATCGCGATCCGGCTGTACGCGCACGACGACTTCACGCGCCGCCCGGAGTTCACGGATCCCGAGGTCCTGCGCACCTCGCTGGCGTCGGTCGTGCTGCAGATGCTCGCCCTCGGCTTCGGCCGCATCGACGAGTTCCCCTTCCTCACCCCGCCGGACTCGCGCGGCGTGAAGGCGGCATTCGACCTGCTCACCGAGCTCGGCGCCGTGTCGACATCGCGCGGCGAGGCGCGCCTGACGAAGATCGGCCGCCAGATCGCGCGTCTGCCGATCGACCCCCGCTTCGCGCGCATGCTCGTGGAGGCGAGCCGTTCCGGTGTCACCGACGACGTCCTCGCGATCGTCTCCGGCCTGTCGATCCAGGACGTCCGCGAACGTCCCGAGGAGCAGCGCGAGAAGGCCGACCAGTCGCACGCGCGATTCACGGATCCGTCGAGCGACTTCCTCAGCCTGCTGAACCTCTGGAACTACCTGCGCGCGCAGCAGCGCGAGCTCGGATCGAGCGCGTTCCGGCGTCGAGTGCGCTCCGAGTTCCTCAACTATGTGCGCGTGCGCGAGTGGTTCGATGTGCACCGCCAGTTGCGCTCGCTCACGCGGGACCTCGGCGCGCGGAAGCGCGACGACGCGAGCGGCCAGAGCGCGCGCGAGACGCCCGCGCCGGTGCGGCAGCGCGCAGGCGCGGAGCCCGAGGGACATCCGCGCGGCGACGCGATCCATCGGGCGCTGTTGGCGGGCCTGCTCAGTCAGATCGGGGTGCTCGACGAGCGCGATGCGCGCCGACAGAAGGGGTCCCGCCGTCCCGGGCCGGGGAGCTACCGTGGCGCGCGGAACGTCTCGTTCCAGATCTTTCCCGGCTCCGGACTGAAGAAGGCCAGGCCGCAGGCCGTCATGGCGGCCGAGCTCGTGGAGACGTCGCGCCTGTTCGCCCGGACCGTCGCGGCGATCGACGTCGCGTGGGCGGAGAGTCTGGCGGGCGATCTCGCCAAACGCCAGATCTCTGAGCCGCACTGGTCGAAGGACGCCGGCGCCGCCGTCGCCCACGAGAAGGTCACGCTGTTCGGCGTCGAGATCGTCTCCCGGCGGCGGATCCAGTTCGCGCGCGTCGACCGCGCGGCCGCCCGGGAGCTGTTCGTCCGTCACGCGCTTGTCGAGGGCGAGTGGGATCCCACCCGCCTCGCCAAGCCCGTGACGCGCTTCCTGCGGCAGAACGCCGACCTGCGCCGCCGCCTCGAGAAGCTCGAGGAGCGCGAGCGACGACGCGACATCCTCGCGGGAGACGAGGCGGTGTTCTCGTTCTACGACGCGCGGATCCCCGCCGAGGTCTTCGACGTGCGCAGCTTCGAGGCCTGGTGGCGGCGCGAGCTCGAGAGCGCGCCAGACCACCTGACGATGGCCGAGGGCGACCTGATCGACGGCGAGGCCACGGCCGACGCGAAGGACTTCCCCACGAGGTGGACGCAGGGCGACCAGACGCTCGATCTCGCGTATCGGTTCGAGCCGGGCGCCGACGACGACGGCGTCACGGTCGTGATCCCGCTCGCGCTGCTCGCCGCAATCGATTCCCGTGGGTTCGACTGGCAGGTCCCGGGCCTGAGGGCCGCCCTCATCGCCGCGATGCTCAAGTCGCTCCCCAAGGTGCTGCGTCGCCACGTCGTGCCCGCAGCGGACTGGTCGGAGAAGTTCGCGGTGGAGCTCGCGGGCGAGGGCCCCGAAGACCACGCGGGCCGTCCCCCCGCGAGCCTGGCCGAACGCCTCGCACGGCTCGTGCAGGTGCAGGCGAATCAGCGGGTCTCCCCCGAGGACTTCGACGTCGAGCGCGTGCCGTCGCACCTCACGATGTCCTTCCGCGCCGTCGATCCGCGCGGGCGCACCGCCGGATCCGGACGCGATCTCGGCGAGCTGCAGCGGAGCCTCTCCGGGCGCGCCCGCGACTCGGTCGCGCGTCAACTCGCGCGACCCGCCACGCGCGGCGGTCGGACGGCGGATGCAGCCGCCCGCGTGGCCGCTCCGGCAATCGAGCGCTCGGGACTGACGGACTGGTCATTCGGCGACCTTCCCGCGCAGGTCGACACCCGCGTCGCGGGCGGTATCGTGCGCGGCTATCCGGCCCTCGTCGACGAGAAGACCTCGGTGGCCATCCGCGTCGAAGCGACCGCCGAGGAGGCTGCCTTCCAGACGCGCGCCGGACTCCGCCGCCTCCTGCTGCTGACCGTCCCCTCCCCTGTCGGTTACGTGCAGGAGCACCTCTCGGCGCAGGAGAAGCTCGCCCTCGCCGCCTCACCCTATGCGTCGCCGAAGGCCGTGATCGAAGACTGCCGTGCCGCACTGGCTGACCAGGCCATCGCGCGCCATGGCGCGGTGCGCACGCGCGCCGCGTTCGACGCGCTCAAGCAGGAGGTCACCGCCGGATCCGTCGACGACGTGTTCGGCGCCGTCTCGCTCACGGCGGAGATCCTCACCGCGTGGCGCGAGGTCGAGCGCGCGATGAAGACCGCGAACTCGATGGCGCTACTCGGTGCGCTGAACGACGTGCGCGGGCAGCTCGATGGCCTCGTCCACAACGGCTTCGTGCACGAGGCGGGCCTCGGCCGGCTGCGCCACCTCACGCGCTATCTCGCGGGGGTCAAGATCCGCCTCGAGCAGCTGCCCGACCACCCGGGACGCGACCGCGCGTGGATGACGGAGTTCGAGCGGGCGCAGCGCGCGTTCGACGACGCGGGCGGCGAGATCCCGCTGTCGCCGCGAGCCGACGAGCGGATCGTGCGCGCCCGCTGGCTGCTGGAGGAGCTGCGCGTGGGCCTGTTCGCGCAGCGCCTCGGCACCGCCGAGACGGTGTCGGTGCAGCGGGTAGTGAAGGCGCTCGCCGGCTGA
- a CDS encoding aldo/keto reductase: MTVPTVKLNSGHGIPQLGFGVFLVPPQEAEKAVSEALEVGYRHIDTAAIYKNEEGVGAAITKSGIPREDLFITTKLWNDHQADEKPHDAIRASLDKLRLDHVDLYLTHWPAPEKDTYSHAWQKLIEIRDAGLSTSIGVSNHLPEHLDRIVKDTGVVPAVDQIELHPAHQQSDVTEWAAANGMAIESWGPLGQGKYPLFDNPAVIAAAEAHEKTPAQVVIRWHLERGFIVFPKSVHRERIEQNFDVFDFQLDDDQVAAISATDPGDGSGRVGAHPLELN, translated from the coding sequence ATGACTGTTCCCACTGTGAAGCTCAACTCCGGTCACGGGATCCCGCAGCTCGGCTTCGGGGTGTTTCTCGTCCCGCCGCAGGAGGCGGAGAAGGCCGTCTCGGAGGCGCTCGAAGTCGGGTACCGACACATCGACACCGCCGCGATCTACAAGAACGAGGAGGGCGTCGGCGCCGCGATCACCAAGAGCGGCATTCCGCGCGAGGACCTCTTCATCACCACCAAGCTGTGGAATGACCACCAGGCAGATGAGAAACCGCACGACGCCATCCGCGCGAGCCTCGACAAGCTGCGCCTCGACCACGTCGACCTGTATCTGACGCACTGGCCGGCGCCGGAGAAGGACACCTACTCTCACGCGTGGCAGAAGCTCATCGAGATCCGCGACGCGGGGCTGTCGACGTCTATCGGCGTCTCCAACCACCTCCCCGAGCACCTCGATCGCATCGTGAAGGACACGGGTGTCGTGCCCGCCGTCGACCAGATCGAGCTGCACCCCGCCCATCAGCAGTCCGACGTGACCGAGTGGGCCGCAGCGAACGGAATGGCGATCGAGTCGTGGGGCCCGCTCGGCCAGGGCAAGTACCCGCTGTTCGACAACCCCGCGGTGATCGCGGCCGCCGAGGCGCACGAGAAGACGCCCGCGCAGGTCGTGATCCGCTGGCACCTGGAGCGCGGCTTCATCGTGTTCCCGAAGTCGGTTCACCGCGAGCGCATCGAGCAGAACTTCGACGTCTTCGACTTCCAGCTCGACGATGACCAGGTCGCCGCGATCTCGGCGACCGACCCGGGTGACGGATCCGGGCGCGTCGGTGCGCACCCCCTCGAGCTGAACTGA
- a CDS encoding dolichyl-phosphate-mannose--protein mannosyltransferase: MTDRTPGTRAVRVASWAVPVGVTALAALTRFTGLGGPDELIFDETYYVKDAWTLWQLGYEGTWGGDQNAAFEAGERTGFSEEGSFVAHPPLGKWIIGLGMALAGSDPFGWRAATAAVGTLLVALVYIVARRMTGSVALAGVAGTLMAIDPLAVSMSRVALLDTQLSFLVLLAFWFSLLDRRRTVAAIHAGTARDPVAGPVIWRRPWIIAAGLTLGLASAVKWSGLYALAVLGITIVIADAIDRRRAGVDRWAESAIGRQGPASFLLLVPPALVTYLVSWTGWLVTSGGYDRQSAANPFVALWNYHEGVFAYHRSVTSGHTYASPALEWIPMLNPTLMYREAGEGGSVGLMAALPNPLLWWVGMIALAALAVRIVLAALGRARVTGSECLVGAGILATYAPWLLLPGRTMFTFYAVTALPFVILAVVLTAQRIARTPAPTLLADPSLDEVRAEQERVRGIGAVRRTAVRVTICLIAAVGIFFLPFGTGWLEPDALYRAHLWLPSWFL, from the coding sequence GTGACCGACCGTACGCCCGGAACACGCGCCGTCCGCGTGGCGAGCTGGGCCGTGCCCGTGGGCGTCACGGCGCTCGCGGCGCTGACGCGCTTCACGGGGCTCGGCGGGCCGGACGAGCTGATCTTCGACGAGACCTACTACGTCAAGGACGCGTGGACGCTCTGGCAGCTCGGCTACGAGGGCACGTGGGGCGGCGATCAGAACGCCGCGTTCGAAGCCGGCGAGCGAACGGGGTTCTCCGAGGAGGGCTCCTTCGTCGCCCACCCGCCGCTCGGCAAGTGGATCATCGGCCTCGGCATGGCGCTCGCGGGCTCTGACCCGTTCGGGTGGCGCGCGGCGACAGCCGCCGTCGGCACGCTCCTCGTCGCTCTCGTCTACATCGTCGCGCGACGCATGACGGGATCCGTCGCCCTCGCGGGCGTCGCGGGCACCCTGATGGCGATCGACCCGCTCGCGGTGTCGATGAGTCGCGTCGCGCTCCTCGACACCCAGCTGTCGTTCCTCGTCCTGCTCGCGTTCTGGTTCTCGCTGCTCGATCGGCGCCGGACCGTCGCCGCGATTCATGCCGGCACCGCTCGCGACCCGGTCGCGGGCCCCGTGATCTGGCGCCGCCCGTGGATCATCGCGGCGGGCCTGACTCTCGGCCTCGCCTCCGCGGTGAAGTGGTCAGGGCTCTACGCGCTCGCGGTGCTCGGCATCACCATCGTCATCGCCGACGCGATCGACCGACGCCGCGCGGGCGTCGACCGCTGGGCCGAGTCCGCGATCGGCCGCCAGGGCCCGGCGTCGTTCCTCCTGCTCGTCCCCCCGGCGCTCGTGACCTACCTCGTCAGCTGGACAGGCTGGCTCGTCACCTCCGGCGGCTACGACCGCCAGTCGGCCGCGAACCCGTTCGTCGCGCTGTGGAACTACCACGAGGGCGTGTTCGCGTACCACCGGAGCGTCACGAGCGGGCACACGTACGCCAGCCCGGCGCTCGAGTGGATCCCAATGCTCAATCCGACCCTGATGTACCGCGAGGCCGGCGAGGGCGGATCCGTCGGGCTGATGGCCGCGCTGCCCAACCCGCTGCTGTGGTGGGTCGGCATGATCGCGCTCGCGGCGCTCGCGGTGCGCATCGTACTGGCCGCGCTCGGGCGAGCGCGGGTAACGGGATCCGAGTGCCTCGTGGGCGCGGGAATCCTCGCGACATACGCGCCGTGGCTGCTGCTGCCCGGACGGACGATGTTCACGTTCTACGCGGTCACCGCGCTGCCGTTCGTGATTCTCGCGGTCGTACTTACCGCGCAGCGCATCGCGCGCACGCCCGCACCCACCCTGCTCGCGGACCCGTCGCTCGACGAAGTTCGCGCCGAGCAGGAGCGCGTGCGGGGCATCGGCGCCGTGCGCCGCACGGCCGTGCGCGTGACGATCTGCCTCATCGCGGCCGTCGGAATCTTCTTCCTGCCGTTCGGAACGGGCTGGCTGGAGCCGGACGCCCTCTACCGGGCGCACCTCTGGTTGCCGAGCTGGTTCCTGTAA